The Sphaerodactylus townsendi isolate TG3544 linkage group LG02, MPM_Stown_v2.3, whole genome shotgun sequence DNA segment GTAAACAAGCAAATAACTGGGGGACTTCTGGTTTGACTTGGTAGCAGACGAACGTCTCCGGGGAGAGCTCCTGGAGTCTCGAGGCTCAACCCCGTTGTAAACTGCAAAACAGCTCAGGGCGAGTGAGCCCTAGCTTCTGCGGCTGCCAGACTCCGAGAGGCCGAGAACAGCCGATAATAGGAGAACGATAAGAGGTGTGGGgtgagagtgagaaagagagtaAATTGTGGAAAGGTTTCTTCTCTGTTATTTTTCTTGTTAACGGAGACTTTTATGAGAcgcctttgcctccccccccccctcttggtgATATATTATTCCCTGAAGTGAACTAAAGCTTTGAATACAAAGGACTTAAGAATCCTATCTACTTGCCAGGGGAATAGCTCCTTATTAACCTTCGGCAAAGCTTCAAAGCTAGAGGGGAGTAGAAGacttacttattttttttaaaaaaaggaagagaaataaaCACACCGTAAATCTCCACTCCTAAGACTAGGAAATAAACGCAACGTAAAACATCATTCTTGGGACTTGAAGAATAGAAACGGAGGCTATGGCAACAAGAAGGAACACGACTGAgagtaaaaatacaaaaccagGAATGAATCAGACAACATCCACACCTAAAAAAGCCCAAAATGACTCAAAAATTGAGCAGATGCTAAACTCTGTCCTATCTTTACAGACAGAAACAAAGGAGCAACTAAATAAATTCCAAAcggatacaaataaaaaatttgaAATAATAGAGCAAGAGTTCCAATACATaaagaaagaactgaaagacaATGCTACACAATTTAAAAAGATAGAGGAGGCCTTCTCCCAAATGAACTCAGCCCTGCATGAAAATGCTGAACACACTGAGGAATTGGAGGAGGCAGTAGGAAAAATCAAGGACCAACAAGGGAAAGATACTGCCCAACTGGCTTTATTAGAACtaaaacaaaaggaaactttTATAAGAGTTAGAGGCCTTCCTGAAGCAACCAATGAGAATCTTCTTCAAAGAATTCTCCCTCTTTTAAATGAAGCGTGGCAAATGGACAATGATGAATCTGTAAAAGAAATAGACAGAGTATACCGCGTAAACTCAAGGATTGCACGTGCAAAAAATATCCCAAGGGACATAGTTTTTAACTGTGTCCGAAAGAGTCTTAGGGACGAATTCCTCCGATATTATTCTGCCAATAAACCACAACTGGACGGAGTAACACTGATCTTCCTAAAAGAGATCCCATCCTTCtttaggaagaagagaagagactaTACAGAGCTTGCCGATACTCTAAGGCTTAATGGAATCCGCTTCAGGTGGAACATCCCAGAAGGCCTAGCTTTCCAATTTAACTCAAAAAACTATAACATAACATCTACGGCTAAAGCACAAGACtttttgacaaaaaaaagaaCAATCTAAAACCCAGCGAAGGCTAGGGGGTAAGACTCTATTAATGCAAAATTGTAG contains these protein-coding regions:
- the LOC125426613 gene encoding uncharacterized protein LOC125426613, whose amino-acid sequence is MATRRNTTESKNTKPGMNQTTSTPKKAQNDSKIEQMLNSVLSLQTETKEQLNKFQTDTNKKFEIIEQEFQYIKKELKDNATQFKKIEEAFSQMNSALHENAEHTEELEEAVGKIKDQQGKDTAQLALLELKQKETFIRVRGLPEATNENLLQRILPLLNEAWQMDNDESVKEIDRVYRVNSRIARAKNIPRDIVFNCVRKSLRDEFLRYYSANKPQLDGVTLIFLKEIPSFFRKKRRDYTELADTLRLNGIRFRWNIPEGLAFQFNSKNYNITSTAKAQDFLTKKRTI